The proteins below are encoded in one region of Aquisphaera giovannonii:
- a CDS encoding sigma-70 family RNA polymerase sigma factor: protein MKATTESTGALARGLEAVFRGAAGSSEGDLLRRFVASGDEEAFAAIVRRHGPMVLGVCRRILGGGADADDAFQATFLVLLRRARSLQGTDVLGPWLHGVAWRVAARARAGNARRRAEESKAARDEAAGSPPVSPAEAAEVQAILDEEIGRLPEKYRVPVVLCCLEGMSREAAAEHLRWRPGVLRGRLQRGRDRLRDRLVHRGLAPAVAATAVEVIGSPAEAAVSCELLAATVAAVSRDLAVGAVASAVAPTAAATLAGAFLRGQTVARAAVAACVLVAAGLAVASFSALVMAAGPRADEVTSGAEPLPQDAPAEKPRTFEVRVVGPGGKAIPEATVEFQTTPSLGEELVRRGTFVPRNGYGTEMKADGDGVVLVELPRGLKGLEVFVKKRGYGRYFAGWSAEEHQVAIPDRLTADLDPASPLGGVVVDPEGRPVEGAVVRCNLNYKGGPDLARRLGYQQTTRTDREGRWRVDDVPDSVADLSVDVNHPGFRPLLRLIPRGEFGLAGGREPSARLALDRGLTITGRIKDEAGRPIAGAIVRTKFVNDRREARTANDGSYRLEGCEPRMARVVVLARGHATDMKEVRVATNMGPVDFTLRPAVGLKLKILDAAGKPIPRTRIFFQRWRGAYQYFEFDGVNQYADASGEWRWDEAPLDEFAADICPPDGTQLPEQPIPARDAAKVVTFRLPPTLVLTGRVVDAETKQPIRSFRVVPGGRWEANNQLSWSEGEAFPASDGRFEYRPSRPESVTLVRVEADGYASVVSRDVRREEGSVTLRFELSRARGLVGKVLTPKNQAAAGARIAVGVEGSQISIRNGAFDEQSTYCKRASADDVGRFSLPAQAGDFQLIILHPEGFACINSPATWETVRLIRLEPWARLEGTFRIGPRPAPGVPLDLYVPPVRLAGAIKGAPNVFWRHQAVTGPDGRFAFDHALPGRGTVGREITLMADDGAAEATSSCKVGVDLPGGKTTHVDLGGTGRAIVGRLELTAGPGEKPPWNFAEVASTPVPEARADLPSLMATVAMDGRFRIDDVPPGRYRLVARFGPYEAVRRRGLQGLSCARTIDVPAPDGRPVNEVDLGVMKMEKR, encoded by the coding sequence ATGAAGGCGACGACGGAGAGCACGGGGGCGCTGGCTCGCGGGCTGGAGGCGGTCTTCCGAGGCGCGGCCGGGTCGTCGGAGGGCGACCTGCTGCGGCGGTTCGTCGCGAGCGGCGACGAGGAGGCGTTCGCGGCGATCGTCCGGCGGCACGGGCCGATGGTGCTGGGCGTCTGCCGGCGCATCCTGGGCGGCGGGGCCGACGCGGACGACGCCTTCCAGGCCACGTTCCTGGTGCTGCTCCGCCGGGCACGGTCGCTCCAGGGCACGGATGTGCTCGGCCCCTGGCTGCACGGCGTCGCCTGGCGCGTCGCCGCCCGGGCCCGCGCCGGCAATGCCCGACGGCGGGCCGAGGAGTCGAAGGCCGCCCGGGACGAGGCCGCGGGATCGCCGCCGGTCTCGCCGGCCGAGGCCGCGGAGGTCCAGGCGATCCTCGACGAGGAGATCGGCCGACTGCCGGAGAAGTACCGCGTGCCGGTCGTCCTCTGCTGCCTCGAGGGAATGTCGCGGGAGGCCGCCGCCGAACACCTACGCTGGCGGCCGGGCGTCCTCCGCGGCCGCCTCCAGCGCGGGCGGGACCGGCTGAGAGACCGGCTGGTCCACCGCGGGCTGGCGCCGGCGGTCGCGGCGACGGCCGTCGAAGTGATCGGCTCCCCCGCAGAGGCGGCCGTCTCCTGCGAGCTCCTCGCCGCGACAGTGGCCGCCGTCTCACGCGACCTGGCCGTCGGCGCGGTGGCCTCGGCCGTGGCACCGACCGCGGCCGCCACGCTCGCCGGGGCGTTCCTCCGCGGACAGACCGTCGCCCGCGCCGCGGTCGCGGCGTGCGTCCTGGTCGCTGCGGGCCTGGCGGTCGCCTCGTTCTCCGCCCTCGTGATGGCCGCAGGCCCCCGGGCCGATGAGGTGACGAGCGGGGCTGAGCCGCTACCGCAGGACGCACCCGCCGAGAAGCCCCGCACCTTCGAGGTCAGGGTCGTCGGGCCCGGCGGCAAGGCGATCCCCGAGGCGACCGTGGAGTTCCAGACCACCCCTTCGCTGGGCGAGGAGTTGGTCCGCCGCGGGACCTTCGTCCCGCGAAACGGCTACGGCACGGAGATGAAGGCCGATGGCGACGGCGTGGTCCTCGTCGAGCTGCCGCGGGGCCTGAAAGGCCTTGAGGTGTTCGTGAAGAAGCGAGGTTATGGCCGGTACTTCGCGGGCTGGTCGGCGGAGGAGCACCAGGTCGCCATCCCCGACCGCCTTACCGCGGACCTCGACCCGGCCTCGCCCCTCGGAGGTGTCGTCGTCGATCCCGAAGGGAGGCCCGTCGAGGGGGCCGTGGTGCGTTGCAACCTGAACTACAAGGGCGGGCCGGACCTCGCCAGGCGGCTGGGCTACCAGCAGACGACGAGGACCGACCGCGAGGGCCGATGGCGTGTGGACGACGTCCCGGATTCGGTCGCGGACCTGAGCGTGGACGTGAATCATCCGGGCTTCCGGCCGCTGCTCCGACTGATCCCGCGCGGCGAGTTCGGCCTGGCCGGGGGCCGCGAGCCGTCGGCCCGCCTCGCGCTGGATCGCGGGCTGACGATCACCGGCAGGATCAAGGACGAGGCCGGCAGGCCGATCGCCGGGGCGATCGTGCGAACGAAGTTCGTCAACGACCGCCGCGAGGCGCGGACGGCCAACGACGGCTCCTACCGACTCGAGGGCTGCGAGCCACGCATGGCGCGGGTTGTCGTACTGGCCAGGGGGCACGCCACCGACATGAAGGAGGTCCGCGTGGCCACCAACATGGGGCCAGTGGACTTCACCCTGAGGCCTGCCGTCGGGCTGAAACTGAAGATCCTGGACGCCGCAGGCAAGCCGATCCCGAGGACCCGGATCTTCTTCCAGCGCTGGCGAGGCGCATATCAGTACTTCGAATTCGACGGCGTGAACCAGTACGCCGATGCCAGCGGCGAATGGCGCTGGGACGAGGCGCCGCTCGACGAGTTCGCGGCGGACATCTGCCCGCCGGATGGGACGCAACTCCCCGAGCAGCCGATCCCGGCCCGGGACGCCGCGAAGGTCGTCACGTTCCGCCTCCCGCCGACCCTCGTCCTCACCGGACGGGTCGTGGATGCGGAGACGAAGCAGCCGATCCGGTCCTTCCGGGTCGTGCCCGGCGGCCGATGGGAAGCCAACAATCAACTGAGCTGGTCCGAGGGCGAGGCCTTCCCGGCCTCGGACGGCCGGTTCGAGTATCGGCCCTCGCGGCCCGAGTCGGTGACGCTCGTCCGCGTCGAGGCCGACGGCTACGCCAGCGTCGTCTCGCGCGACGTCCGGCGTGAGGAAGGGAGCGTGACGCTCCGCTTCGAGCTGTCCAGGGCCCGCGGCCTCGTCGGCAAGGTCCTGACTCCGAAGAACCAGGCCGCCGCAGGGGCGAGGATCGCGGTCGGCGTGGAGGGGAGCCAGATCAGCATCCGCAACGGCGCGTTCGACGAGCAGAGCACCTACTGCAAGCGGGCATCCGCCGACGACGTGGGCCGCTTCTCCCTGCCGGCCCAGGCGGGGGACTTCCAGCTCATCATCCTTCATCCCGAGGGCTTCGCCTGCATCAACTCGCCCGCGACGTGGGAGACGGTCCGCCTCATCCGCCTGGAGCCGTGGGCGCGGCTGGAGGGGACGTTCCGCATCGGCCCGAGGCCCGCGCCGGGCGTCCCTCTCGACCTGTACGTCCCCCCGGTCCGTCTCGCCGGCGCCATCAAGGGGGCGCCGAACGTCTTCTGGAGGCACCAGGCCGTCACCGGCCCCGACGGGCGCTTCGCTTTCGATCACGCCCTCCCGGGCCGGGGGACGGTCGGGCGCGAGATCACGCTGATGGCGGACGACGGCGCCGCCGAGGCTACCTCCTCGTGCAAGGTCGGCGTGGATCTCCCCGGCGGGAAGACGACGCACGTCGATCTCGGCGGGACTGGCCGGGCGATCGTCGGCCGGCTGGAACTCACCGCAGGCCCGGGAGAGAAGCCCCCCTGGAACTTCGCCGAGGTCGCAAGCACCCCGGTCCCGGAGGCAAGGGCGGACCTCCCGAGCCTCATGGCCACGGTGGCCATGGACGGTCGCTTCCGGATCGACGACGTCCCGCCCGGCCGCTACCGCCTCGTCGCCCGCTTCGGCCCCTACGAAGCCGTCCGCCGCCGGGGGCTCCAGGGCCTCTCGTGCGCCCGCACGATCGACGTCCCCGCGCCGGATGGCCGGCCGGTGAACGAAGTGGACCTGGGCGTGATGAAGATGGAGAAGCGATGA
- a CDS encoding GNAT family N-acetyltransferase, protein MADWIIETLAGDHDKSSFSCGRPILDDFLRLRAGQYESRRLGKTFVAVAPGEKRVLGYYTLAAGSIHYEDLPPAASRKLPKHPVPAVLLARLAVDRSVQGKRVGEGLLLDAMQRSSDLARSLGIHAIVVDALDDAAVSFYRKFGFTPLLDNVRHLFLPMATVQRLLG, encoded by the coding sequence GTGGCTGACTGGATCATCGAAACGCTCGCCGGGGATCACGATAAGTCGAGCTTCTCGTGCGGACGACCCATCCTCGACGACTTTCTGAGGCTTCGTGCCGGCCAATATGAGTCTCGAAGGCTGGGTAAGACGTTCGTTGCCGTCGCACCGGGCGAGAAGCGGGTGCTGGGCTATTACACCCTGGCGGCGGGCTCGATCCATTACGAAGACCTGCCACCGGCCGCCTCGCGTAAGCTTCCCAAGCACCCGGTCCCGGCCGTGCTCCTGGCCCGACTGGCCGTCGATCGGTCTGTTCAGGGAAAGCGTGTGGGAGAAGGCCTCCTCCTCGATGCCATGCAACGCTCGTCTGATCTCGCAAGAAGCCTGGGGATCCATGCCATCGTCGTCGACGCCCTCGATGACGCCGCCGTGAGCTTCTACCGCAAGTTCGGCTTCACGCCGCTTCTGGATAACGTTCGTCACCTCTTCCTTCCCATGGCAACCGTCCAGAGGCTACTCGGCTGA
- a CDS encoding type II toxin -antitoxin system TacA 1-like antitoxin has product MDTETRTTDAKARVVLPKSFANATVIVERVSETEVRIRRARVVAEDELPFAEEATITLSDRDRDRFLELLANPPDPTPALVKAAARHKARRG; this is encoded by the coding sequence ATGGATACAGAGACGCGCACGACCGATGCCAAGGCTCGCGTCGTGCTGCCCAAGTCCTTCGCCAATGCCACGGTCATCGTGGAGCGGGTGAGCGAGACGGAGGTTCGGATCCGCCGGGCTCGGGTCGTGGCGGAGGATGAGCTCCCATTCGCCGAGGAGGCGACGATCACGCTCTCAGATCGAGACCGAGATCGCTTCCTGGAACTGCTCGCCAATCCACCCGATCCGACTCCGGCGCTCGTGAAGGCGGCGGCCCGCCACAAGGCCCGCCGTGGCTGA
- a CDS encoding RNA polymerase sigma factor, translating into MSDQPTNEELVRRARGGDIAAFGSLYDRTVRLVRSVAADAGRDAAEDVTHETFLRAFRTLGSLRDPARFAPWLVGIARLVVLEQRRVRRFEPLPERGPQTAEADAQADDDAEELLRLVARLPEEERLAVRFFFLNQRSIEETARLLNRSRSGTYAVLQRAKGRLARWLEECGVSR; encoded by the coding sequence ATGAGCGACCAACCGACCAACGAGGAGCTGGTCCGGCGGGCCAGGGGCGGCGACATCGCGGCCTTCGGCTCGCTGTACGACCGGACGGTCCGGCTGGTCCGCTCGGTGGCGGCGGACGCCGGACGGGACGCGGCGGAGGACGTGACGCACGAGACGTTCCTGCGGGCCTTCCGGACGCTGGGCTCGCTCCGCGACCCGGCCCGCTTCGCCCCCTGGCTCGTCGGCATCGCCCGGCTGGTGGTCCTCGAGCAGCGGAGGGTCAGGCGGTTCGAGCCGTTGCCCGAGCGGGGCCCGCAGACGGCCGAGGCAGACGCGCAGGCGGACGACGATGCGGAGGAACTGCTCCGCCTCGTCGCCAGGCTGCCGGAGGAGGAACGCCTCGCCGTCCGGTTCTTCTTCCTCAATCAACGGAGCATCGAGGAGACCGCACGCCTGCTCAACCGATCACGCTCCGGCACCTACGCCGTCCTCCAACGGGCGAAGGGCCGGCTGGCGCGATGGCTGGAGGAATGTGGGGTGAGCCGATGA
- a CDS encoding PIN domain-containing protein, with product MCSASSKGTRPSTTRRSGLESHEPARRYERLVPGLSSRCGRARRRVNALKEALLWGGHVFMTGLVLQELLQGFAGPKGRTPLLERLSALAFLQPDREDHIEAAEIRNSCRRRGGQVGTIDALLIQPCRRHDPVLLATDRDLHYAAGHVDFRLWAPP from the coding sequence ATCTGTTCGGCCAGCTCGAAAGGGACGCGTCCTTCGACTACGAGGCGGAGCGGGCTCGAAAGTCATGAGCCTGCTCGTCGATACGAGCGTCTGGTCCCTGGCCTTTCGTCGCGATGCGGACGGGCACGCCGAAGGGTCAATGCCCTGAAGGAGGCCCTCCTGTGGGGCGGTCACGTCTTCATGACCGGGCTGGTCCTCCAAGAGTTATTGCAGGGCTTCGCCGGGCCGAAGGGCCGCACCCCGCTGCTGGAGCGGCTGAGCGCCCTCGCCTTCCTCCAGCCCGACCGGGAGGACCACATCGAGGCCGCCGAGATCCGCAACTCGTGTCGCCGCCGCGGGGGCCAGGTCGGGACGATCGACGCCCTGCTGATCCAACCCTGCCGTCGGCATGATCCGGTCCTGCTCGCCACGGATAGGGATTTGCATTACGCGGCCGGGCACGTCGATTTCCGACTCTGGGCGCCACCTTGA
- a CDS encoding type II toxin-antitoxin system VapB family antitoxin: MAANLALDAELLERAFRLSGEPTKKAAVTRTLQEFIARREQRRVADLFGQLERDASFDYEAERARKS, translated from the coding sequence GTGGCAGCCAATCTCGCGCTCGACGCGGAACTCCTCGAGCGGGCGTTCCGTCTCAGCGGGGAGCCGACGAAGAAGGCCGCGGTGACGCGAACCCTCCAGGAATTCATCGCGCGCAGGGAGCAGCGGCGGGTCGCGGATCTGTTCGGCCAGCTCGAAAGGGACGCGTCCTTCGACTACGAGGCGGAGCGGGCTCGAAAGTCATGA
- a CDS encoding LysR family transcriptional regulator, with translation MTPTLVRRLTYAGAEARSFKRAAIVMKQVAGQPVSAKTIERVVRDVGLELARRRDADPRTDDSLARRPEGPPALAVVECDGGRIRTREPGHGPGVHRTSEGWRETKNACLIRARPTTSEEDPEPEPPACFADPEHVAKIAETEALSVASMASPPESPSRAGEPPEGMEMVPPADWRPKRSVRTVLSSMADSKEFGKQMAREAKRRRFPEASAKAFLGDGLAWNWSIRKRHFGEFTPILDFIHVLSYLFLVAKAVHEGPEDAWDRYLAWMRGAWRGEVGQVIEELQAWRAKLGEPPATAPDQDPRKVLAVTITYLSNNEGRMRYPEYRRSGLPVTTAWMESLVKEVNYRVKGTEMFWNDPEGAEAILQVRAAALSDDERLEAHLETRPGCPFTRRPRAPRLTRKKIRS, from the coding sequence TTGACCCCGACCCTCGTGCGACGGCTCACCTACGCCGGAGCCGAGGCCCGCTCGTTCAAGCGGGCCGCCATCGTGATGAAGCAGGTGGCCGGCCAGCCCGTCTCGGCCAAGACCATCGAGCGCGTGGTGCGCGACGTCGGCCTCGAGCTGGCCCGACGTCGGGACGCCGATCCCAGGACCGATGACTCGCTGGCACGGCGCCCCGAGGGCCCGCCGGCGCTGGCGGTGGTCGAATGCGACGGCGGCCGGATCCGCACCCGCGAGCCGGGACACGGCCCCGGCGTCCACCGCACATCCGAGGGGTGGCGAGAGACCAAGAACGCCTGCCTGATCCGGGCCCGGCCCACGACCTCCGAGGAAGACCCCGAGCCCGAGCCGCCGGCCTGCTTCGCCGACCCGGAGCACGTGGCCAAGATCGCCGAGACCGAAGCCCTGTCGGTCGCCTCCATGGCCTCGCCGCCCGAGTCGCCATCGCGGGCCGGCGAGCCCCCCGAGGGCATGGAGATGGTGCCGCCGGCCGACTGGCGGCCGAAGCGGTCGGTGCGCACCGTGCTGAGCAGCATGGCGGACTCGAAGGAGTTCGGCAAGCAGATGGCGCGGGAAGCCAAGCGGCGGCGATTCCCCGAGGCGTCAGCCAAGGCGTTCCTGGGCGATGGGCTGGCGTGGAACTGGTCGATCCGGAAGCGGCACTTCGGCGAGTTTACGCCGATCCTCGACTTCATCCACGTGCTGAGCTACCTGTTCCTGGTGGCCAAGGCCGTGCACGAGGGGCCCGAGGACGCGTGGGACCGGTACCTGGCCTGGATGCGAGGCGCATGGCGAGGGGAGGTCGGCCAGGTGATCGAGGAGTTGCAGGCCTGGCGGGCGAAGCTGGGCGAGCCGCCCGCGACCGCGCCGGATCAGGACCCGCGGAAGGTCCTGGCCGTGACGATCACCTACCTGAGCAACAACGAAGGGCGCATGAGATATCCCGAATATCGCCGGAGCGGGCTGCCGGTGACGACGGCCTGGATGGAGTCGCTCGTCAAGGAGGTGAACTACCGGGTCAAGGGGACCGAGATGTTCTGGAACGACCCGGAGGGGGCCGAGGCCATCCTCCAGGTGCGCGCCGCGGCGCTCTCGGACGACGAACGGCTGGAGGCGCACCTCGAGACACGTCCGGGCTGTCCCTTCACTCGCCGGCCACGAGCGCCCAGATTAACGCGCAAGAAAATCAGAAGCTGA
- the guaB gene encoding IMP dehydrogenase — protein sequence MLDRIAYQGITFDDVLLEPGYAEFMPREVDTRTQLTAKIALNLPFLSSPMDTVTEAELAIALAQEGGLGVIHKNMSIEEQTREVDKAKRSENGIIVDPITLPPDATVGQARTIMSGHNISGVPITVSGGFLKGILTRRDLRFLESNDLRIEEVMTKNNLVTAPADTSLEEADRILTRNKVEKLLLVDDEYRLKGLITIKDIDKLHRYPNACKDGRGRLRVGAAVGVHDYERVSSLIEADVDVLIVDSAHGHSKNVIETVRRIKQDFDIQVVAGNVATGEGTRALIEAGADAIKVGIGPGSICTTRVVSGVGVPQITAIYQSAKAAAGRVPIIADGGIRYSGDITKAIAAGAHSVMIGGLFAGLAESPGTTIIYRGRSFKSYRGMGSIGAMAKGSHERYRQDAAPKGTDGKPAQGQKLVPEGVEGRVPYKGPLSDFVFQLVGGLRAGMGYCGTRTIDELRTKGRFIQVTGASVQESHPHDIAITQEAPNYSSFSNEVETGRGSG from the coding sequence ATGCTCGACCGCATCGCCTATCAAGGCATCACCTTCGACGACGTCCTCCTCGAGCCCGGCTACGCCGAGTTCATGCCCCGCGAGGTGGACACCCGCACGCAGCTCACCGCGAAGATCGCGCTCAACCTGCCGTTCCTGTCGTCGCCGATGGACACCGTCACCGAGGCGGAGCTCGCCATCGCGCTGGCGCAGGAGGGGGGCCTCGGCGTCATCCACAAGAACATGTCCATCGAGGAGCAGACCCGGGAGGTGGACAAGGCCAAGCGGTCGGAGAACGGCATCATCGTCGACCCGATCACGCTCCCCCCGGACGCCACGGTCGGCCAGGCCCGGACGATCATGAGCGGGCACAACATCTCGGGCGTGCCCATCACCGTCTCCGGGGGCTTCCTGAAGGGCATCCTGACCCGCCGGGACCTGCGGTTCCTGGAGTCGAACGACCTCCGCATCGAGGAGGTCATGACCAAGAACAACCTCGTCACCGCCCCGGCCGACACGAGCCTGGAGGAGGCCGACCGGATCCTCACCCGGAATAAGGTGGAGAAACTCCTCCTGGTGGACGATGAATACCGGCTGAAGGGATTGATCACGATCAAGGACATCGACAAGCTGCACCGCTACCCCAACGCCTGCAAGGACGGGCGGGGGCGGCTCCGCGTCGGCGCGGCGGTCGGCGTCCACGATTACGAGCGCGTCTCGTCGCTCATCGAGGCGGACGTGGACGTCCTGATCGTCGACTCGGCGCACGGCCACAGCAAGAACGTGATCGAGACCGTGCGGCGGATCAAGCAGGACTTCGACATCCAGGTCGTCGCCGGCAACGTCGCCACGGGCGAGGGGACCAGGGCCCTCATCGAGGCCGGGGCCGACGCGATCAAGGTGGGCATCGGCCCGGGCTCGATCTGCACCACGCGGGTCGTCTCCGGGGTCGGCGTCCCGCAGATCACGGCGATCTACCAGTCCGCCAAGGCCGCCGCGGGCCGGGTGCCGATCATCGCCGACGGCGGGATCCGCTACTCCGGCGACATCACCAAGGCGATCGCGGCGGGCGCGCACAGCGTCATGATCGGCGGCCTCTTCGCGGGGCTGGCCGAGAGCCCCGGCACGACGATCATCTACCGGGGCCGCAGCTTCAAGAGCTACCGGGGCATGGGCTCCATCGGCGCCATGGCCAAGGGGTCGCACGAGCGGTACCGGCAGGACGCCGCCCCCAAGGGGACCGACGGCAAGCCGGCCCAGGGGCAGAAGCTCGTCCCCGAGGGCGTGGAGGGCCGCGTCCCGTACAAGGGGCCGCTCTCGGACTTCGTCTTCCAGCTCGTCGGCGGCCTGCGGGCCGGCATGGGGTACTGCGGCACCCGGACCATCGACGAGCTCCGGACGAAGGGCCGGTTCATCCAGGTCACCGGGGCCTCCGTCCAGGAGAGCCACCCCCACGACATCGCGATCACCCAGGAAGCTCCGAACTACTCGAGCTTCAGCAACGAGGTCGAGACCGGCCGCGGCTCCGGCTGA
- the phoU gene encoding phosphate signaling complex protein PhoU, whose product MPGIETGAPSPWDWGEQRVTVGRHFLRDLESLWSEVLKLAAVVEDALNQSLRALCDGRPDLADEVRGRKPSMERWEVQIERECVRVLALHQPVASDLRRVAAILRINSDLERLADLARHIAKRVKKLAADPEAFPIPQPLENLGMEALAQVRESLDALTQANAARAKAVMAAEKRLDRQYRSVQGMLKREIVAHPGRIDTWLRLVNTARNIERIADHAAKIAEAVVYLKEGEILRHRPPADQAASRTSL is encoded by the coding sequence ATGCCGGGCATCGAGACGGGAGCACCCTCGCCCTGGGACTGGGGCGAGCAGCGGGTCACGGTCGGCCGCCACTTCCTCCGCGACCTGGAATCGCTCTGGTCGGAGGTCCTCAAGCTGGCCGCGGTCGTCGAGGACGCGCTGAACCAGAGCCTCCGCGCCCTCTGCGACGGCCGGCCGGACCTCGCCGACGAGGTCCGGGGGCGGAAGCCGTCGATGGAGCGATGGGAGGTCCAGATCGAGCGGGAGTGCGTCCGCGTCCTGGCCCTGCACCAGCCCGTGGCCTCCGACCTCCGCCGGGTCGCGGCCATCCTGCGGATCAACAGCGACCTGGAGCGGCTGGCCGACCTCGCCCGGCACATCGCCAAGCGGGTCAAGAAGCTGGCGGCCGACCCGGAGGCCTTCCCGATCCCCCAGCCGCTCGAGAACCTCGGCATGGAGGCGCTCGCCCAGGTCCGGGAGAGCCTCGACGCGCTCACGCAGGCGAACGCCGCCCGGGCGAAGGCCGTCATGGCCGCCGAGAAGCGCCTGGACCGCCAGTACCGCTCGGTCCAGGGGATGCTCAAGCGCGAGATCGTCGCCCATCCCGGCCGGATCGACACGTGGCTCCGCCTGGTGAACACCGCGAGGAACATCGAGCGGATCGCCGACCACGCCGCCAAGATCGCCGAGGCGGTCGTCTACCTGAAGGAGGGGGAGATCCTCCGCCACCGGCCCCCCGCCGACCAGGCCGCAAGCCGGACGAGTCTCTGA